From a region of the Arachis ipaensis cultivar K30076 chromosome B09, Araip1.1, whole genome shotgun sequence genome:
- the LOC107617402 gene encoding uncharacterized protein LOC107617402, whose protein sequence is MVVENLLRLGIARFLCIPLSVTVVLSSSLPFQTPLTSSAAASLSHHHHQRRRLSSGYSMNSQQLSQSQSPPPPVAKKVEHKMEMFGDVRIDNYYWLRDDSRTNPEVLSYLKEENGYTDSIMSGTKKLEEQLFAEIRGRIKEDDVSAPLRKGPYYYYDKTLEGKEYVQHCRRLIPENQKVPSVYDTMPTGPEAPQEHVILDENIKAQQHGYYSIGAFKVSPNSKLVAYAEDTKGNEIYTVYVIDAETQAPIGEPLVGLTPYLQWAGDNALVYITMDEILRPDKAWLHVLGEDQSKDTCLYVEKDDMFSLDLYASESKKYLFVASESKNTKFNFYLDVSKPEEGLKVLTPRVDGIDTTVSHRGDHFFIKRRSGQFFNSEVVACPVDNTSSTTVLLPHRESVKIQEIQLFSDNLVSYEREDGLPKIIVYRLPPTGEPLTSLQDGQAVSFVDPVYSVESSYSEFSSSILRFSYSSLKTPRSVYDYDMKAGISVLKKIDPVLGGFDSTHYVTERRWAPASDGTLIPISIVYRKDLVKLDGSDPLLLYGYGSYEYCLDPSFSSSRLSLLDRGFIYVIAHIRGGGEMGRPWYENGKFLKKKNTFTDFIACAEYLIENKFCSKERLCIEGRSAGGLLIGAVLNMRPDLFKAAVAGVPFVDVLTTMLDPTIPLTTSEWEEWGDPRKEEFYFYMKSYSPVDDVKAQNYPHILVTAGLNDPRVMYSEPSKFVAKMRDMKTDDNILLFKCELGAGHFSKSGRFEKLQEDAFTYIFILKALNMTNELKF, encoded by the exons ATGGTTGTTGAAAATCTGCTGCGCTTAGGCATTGCTCGCTTTCTGTGCATCCCGCTCTCTGTAACCGTCGTCCTCTCCTCCTCTCTTCCCTTTCAGACGCCTCTTACTTCCTCCGCGGCGGCGTCACTctctcaccaccaccaccagcgccGTCGACTCTCTTCCGGTTACTCCATGAACTCTCAGCAGCTGTCGCAGTCTCAGTCTCCGCCTCCTCCGGTGGCCAAGAAGGTGGAGCACAAGATGGAGATGTTCGGCGACGTCAGGATCGACAACTACTACTGGCTCCGCGACGATTCCCGCACCAATCCCGAAGTGCTCTCATACCTCAAAGAAGAGAATGGATACACCGATTCCATCATGTCCG GAACCAAGAAACTCGAAGAACAGCTTTTTGCTGAGATAAGAGGGAGGATTAAGGAGGATGATGTCTCTGCACCTTTACGCAAAGGACCTTACTACTATTACGATAAAACTTTGGAAGGGAAGGAGTATGTTCAACATTGTAGGCGCCTTATACCTGAAAACCAAAAGGTGCCATCAGTGTATGATACCATGCCCACTGGACCTGAAGCTCCTCAGGAGCATGTTATTTTGGATGAGAACATCAAGGCACAACAACACGGTTACTACAGTATTGGTGCTTTTAAg GTTAGCCCAAATAGCAAGTTGGTAGCGTATGCTGAAGACACCAAAGGAAACGAAATATATACTGTCTACGTCATTGATGCTGAGACACAAGCTCCTATTGGAGAGCCTCTTGTTGGTCTAACACCATACCTTCAATGGGCTGGTGATAATGCTCTGGTTTACATCACGATGGATGAGATTCTCAGACCTGATAAG GCATGGCTTCATGTGTTGGGGGAAGATCAATCAAAGGATACTTGTCTTTACGTAGAAAAGGATGATATGTTTTCACTTGACCTTTATGCTTCTGAAAGCAAGAAATACTTGTTTGTTGCATCGGAAAGCAAAAacacaaaattcaatttttatctGGATGTTTCCAAACCTGAAGAGGGTCTTAAAGTTCTCACACCACGTGTTGATGGTATTGACACAACTGTCAGCCATCGTGGTGATCATTTCTTTATTAAAAGGAGAAGTGGTCAATTTTTCAATTCTGAGGTGGTAGCTTGTCCTGTTGATAACACCTCCTCAACTACGGTTCTTCTTCCCCACAGGGAAAG TGTAAAAATTCAGGAGATACAACTTTTTAGTGATAATCTTGTTTCATATGAGAGAGAAGATGGTCTACCAAAAATAATAGTTTATCGCCTTCCACCTACTGGTGAACCACTAACAAGCCTTCAAGATGGTCAAGCAGTTAGCTTTGTTGATCCAGTATACTCCGTGGAATCTTCATATTCAGAGTTCTCATCAAGTATCTTGCGGTTTTCATATAGCTCCTTGAAGACTCCTAGGTCCGTATATGATTATGATATGAAAGCAGGCATTTCAGTTTTAAAGAAGATTGATCCC GTTTTGGGTGGTTTTGATTCTACCCATTATGTCACTGAAAGAAGGTGGGCACCTGCTTCAGATGGAACTTTGATTCCCATATCAATTGTTTATCGAAAAGACCTTGTGAAACTTGATGGATCTGATCCATTACTACTTTATGGTTATGGCTCTTATGAG TATTGCTTGGATCCCAGCTTCAGTTCTTCAAGGCTTTCTTTGTTAGATCGGGGATTTATATATGTTATAGCTCATATACGTGGAGGTGGAGAAATGGGGAGGCCGTGGTATGAGAATGGGAAATTTCTGAAGAAAAAGAACACTTTCACTGATTTTATTGCTTGTGCTGAATATTTGATTGAGAACAAATTCTGTTCTAAGGAAAGACTGTGCATTGAGGGAAGAAGTGCTGGGGGTTTGCTAATTGGTGCAGTTCTTAATATGAGACCAGATTTATTCAAGGCAGCTGTTGCTGGAGTACCTTTTGTGGATGTTTTGACAACTATGCTTGATCCAACTATTCCTCTCACCACTTCAGAATGGGAG GAATGGGGTGACCCTAGGAAGGAAGAATTTTACTTCTACATGAAGTCATATTCCCCCGTTGATGAT GTGAAGGCACAGAATTATCCACACATTCTTGTCACTGCTGGATTAAATG ACCCACGGGTTATGTATTCTGAACCTTCGAAGTTCGTGGCAAAGATGAGGGATATGAAGACTGATGATAACATACTGCTTTTTAAATGCGAACTTGGTGCTGGCCATTTTTCAAAGTCTGGGAG ATTTGAGAAGCTCCAAGAAGATGCCTTCACTTATATCTTCATCCTGAAGGCTCTAAATATGACGAACGAGCTCAAGTTTTGA
- the LOC107617403 gene encoding guanine nucleotide-binding protein-like NSN1 — protein MVKKSKKSKSKRIPLKKKYKVIRKVKEHHKKKAKEAKKLGLNKKKKVEKDPGIPNDWPFKEQELKALEARRARAIEELEQKKAERKERARKRKLGLLEDDGVSQMTETEGQAQATGTASGKNRDNADKPFYKELVKVVEASDVILEVLDARDPLGTRCTNMEKMVMSAGPDKRLVLLLNKIDLVPREAVEKWLKYLREELPTVAFKCSTQEQRSKLGWKSSKAAKPSNILQTSDCLGADTLIKVLKNYTRSHEIKKTITVGVIGLPNVGKSSLINSLKRAHVVNVGATPGLTRSMQEVQLDKNIKLLDCPGVVMLKSLENDASVALRNCKRIEKLDDPISPVKEILNRCPARLMVTLYKIPSFDSVDDFLQKVAAVRGKLKKGGVADVEAAARIILRDWNEGKIPYYTMPPVRDEGEVSEATIVSEFAKEFNIDEVYSSETSFIGSLKSADDFNPVEVPSSGPLKFNESTPEDGMAPEPSNQVEQEPENPSGNDVDETMECQEDGNKNKGKSAADRQNEKLYGAEGMLNTKLQRAEKKRRKKANKGTSDAMDDDYDFKVDYFKKGTAMSDGDDDDQIKIEVPMAGILDNEG, from the exons ATGGTGAAGAAGAGCAAGA AGAGCAAGAGCAAGAGGATCCCTTTGAAGAAGAAGTACAAGGTCATAAGGAAGGTGAAGGAGCACCACAAGAAGAAGGCAAAGGAAGCTAAAAAGCTTggcttgaacaagaagaagaaggttGAGAAGGATCCTGGGATTCCCAATGATTGGCCTTTCAAGGAGCAAGAGCTTAAGGCCCTTGAAGCCCGAAGAGCTCGTGCCATTGAAGAATTGGAGCAAAAGAAAGCTGAACGCAAAGAGAGG GCTCGAAAGAGGAAGTTGGGTTTACTAGAAGATGATGGCGTGTCTCAAATGACTGAAACAGAAGGGCAAGCTCAGGCAACGGGTACCGCATCTGGGAAGAACCGAG ATAACGCAGATAAACCCTTCTACAAGGAGTTGGTAAAAGTTGTTGAAGCTTCTGATGTTATTTTAGAAGTCCTTGATGCCCGGGATCCTTTAGGTACTCGCTGCACTAATATGGAAAAGATGGTGATGAGTGCTGGCCCGGATAAGCGCCTAGTGTTACTATTGAATAAAATTG ATCTTGTTCCCCGAGAAGCAGTTGAGAAGTGGCTTAAGTACCTTAGAGAAGAACTGCCTACTGTGGCCTTCAAGTGCAGCACCCAAGAGCAGAGATCAAAATTAGGGTGGAAGTCATCAAAGGCAGCAAAACCAAGTAATATTTTGCAAACAAGTGATTGTCTTGGAGCTGATACACTCATCAAAGTCTTGAAGAATTACACAAGAAGTCATGAG ATCAAGAAGACTATTACAGTGGGTGTAATTGGGCTGCCTAATGTTGGCAAGAGTAGTCTTATTAATAGCTTGAAGAGAGCTCATGTTGTTAATGTTGGTGCTACTCCTGGATTAACAAGATCGATGCAAGAGGTTCAATTGGACAAAAACATTAAGTTGCTGGACTGTCCTGGTGTTGTCATGCTTAAATCACTAGAAAACGATGCTTCTGTAGCTCTACGGAATTGCAAGAGAATTGAGAAGTTAGATGATCCAATTAGCCCAG TGAAGGAAATTCTCAATCGCTGTCCCGCCAGACTGATGGTAACTCTTTACAAGATTCCAAGCTTTGATTCTGTAGATGATTTCTTACAGAAGGTTGCTGCAGTTAGGGGCAAGCTTAAGAAGGGTGGAGTAGCAGATGTTGAAGCTGCTGCCAGAATCATTCTCCGAGACTGGAATGAAG GGAAAATTCCATACTATACCATGCCCCCGGTTAGGGACGAAGGAGAAGTTTCAGAAGCCACAATAGTTTCCGAGTTTGCGAAAGAGTTTAATATTGATGAAGTCTACAGCAGTGAAACTTCATTCATTGGAAGCCTTAAATCTGCTGATGACTTCAATCCTGTAGAAGTTCCTTCAAGTGGACCTCTTAAATTCAATGAGAGTACGCCAGAG GATGGTATGGCACCTGAACCGTCAAATCAAGTTGAACAGGAACCTGAAAACCCTTCTGGGAATGATGTCGATGAAACAATGGAATGTCAAGAAGATGGTAACAAGAACAAGGGAAAATCTGCTGCTGATAGACAGAATGAGAAATTATATGGAGCAGAGGGCATGCTTAATACAAAACTTCAGAGAGcagagaagaagaggaggaaaaaGGCTAACAAAGGCACCTCTGATGCCATGGATGATGATTATGACTTCAAAGTTGATTATTTCAAGAAGGGCACGGCAATGAGCGATGGAGATGATGATGACCAGATTAAGATTGAGGTGCCCATGGCTGGAATTTTGGACAATGAAGGATAA